The sequence ATAGTGTCCAGCCACCTGAAGAAACCATAGGTCCAGAAATGCTCACCACCTGGGTGTCCAGATAAGGTAGTAAAAGGCTGTGAAGGACAACAGAAAGTGCAGATAGACTGTGACGGCGCAAATAACGAACTCGTAGACGGGAAGCTTGAACCGCCTGCCGTGAACCACCTGAGCATGGTACAGAGCTGTGGGAATCACCATAATGGCCAAAAAGATGAAGTACAACAGTTGGTAGATCCTCCTGTTCGTGAAGACAAACATGATCAGCACGAAGATGGAGGCCACCACGAAGACGAAGACCAGGAGCAATATGGTTGCCTCGCCTGGGAGAACGATCCTGGGCAGCCAGGCTCCAGCAAAATAGCAGATCACAATCACGGCGGAGGCAGCCAGAAGGGCGAGGCACACGACCACTAGGTTGCGTTCCAGGAGAACCAGGATCATGCTCACGCCAGCAAGACTCACGAACATGCCTGCCAGGATGAAACTGAACCAGTAGAACTTCCGGCACTTGGTTCCGATGCAGAGCACGAACAGTACGAAAAGGGACACCACTCCGCAAATAAAGCCGGGCAGCACGAGATCGGCTTCTAAAGGAAGGGCCTTCGACAGGATCATTGCCATGATCGCGGTGGTGACTGAGAATAGGCCGGCCATCATGTAGCAGCGCCGCATGAAAATCACTTCCGGCTTGGGCCCATTTCCGGTATCCTGGGAACTGGGGGCATCGCCATCGGAAACAGCCCGTGGTGCCCTCAAGCGATGGGGTGCTATGCGGAGCTGGTGACTCGGAGGATACTCAAAGTGAACCGCCGGACGGGGGacctgctcctgctgctgctgcgaaGGAAAGTTGAGCAGCTGAAGGGCAGGCGGCCAAAACACCCAGTAATTTCTCGAACTGCCACCGATCATTCTCTTTGGGAGCTCTTGGAGGGGCAATAACTGCTAAATTTTGACAATATGTTCAAGGCCAAGCTAGATGAAAGTCCAGGCCATTCCATCCTCTAGAACCTGGTACCTGTTCTTTATAACCCTAAAGTTTAGTAACAAAGTTGTTACAACAattgttatattttattttacactatttataattatttaaagaatattttatatttataagttcttaatttaaaaataaagaaagtTAACTCTCATAGCAAGGTGCGACTTGGGATTTGAATGAGATTCGGAAACCATGTATTGCCTTCACGTCAAGATTAAGATTCACTAGAGAGATAATTCTGGTGTGTTGACgagcataaatattttacattttccaAAACTTAACCGTGTTATGCCTTTCGATCAGGGCGGAAAACTCTCCGAAGCATGCGAAAATCCACGAAGACTACAAAGCCAGCGTGGAAAATGCTAAGTAGCTGCGATCAAAGCTAAGAAAACAGCCACAAAGGAAGCCTACTCCCCTTCCCTGCTCacattgtttgttgttattttgCTGATCGCTTGAGTGACACGCAAAGGATACAGACAAGGAGTAGAAAGAAGTTCCCGAGATGTGTTCAGTGCCGCATCTGCGGCCTCGATCACGATCACTTTCACAGACGGTGGATGCTTCATGGCTGACGGCTGGACGGCATTGTTCGGGAATGACTCAATCTCAATCAGCTGGCTACGCTTATCCTTGATCCCCGCTAAAGACATGCAAATGCCAAGGGAGCAGACGATCGGGGAGAATGTCAGTTATCTGGCAGCTGCACTCCGTGCAATAGATACGGTTACTACTCGAGGAAGTAACCCTTGAGTTGCCAATCAAATCGTTAACTTTTTCTGGTCCTCCTGATTGGATTATTGATTCGATGGAAAGTACAACACGGTCCAGTTTTTCGGATCTCGATGTATTGCTTTAAAGTTACTTTTGTGTTTCATGGAATCCGAAGCAGAGCGTGTTTTAAGCTTTAAGAACTTTTTAAAAAGGGTAGAAGGCTTAGAAGCTTTAAGTGTTATTACTTACACTTTCCCGTTTGCCAAAATGCATCTAACATTTGGACTTAGGTTAAAGTATCCACTAAAATAGTTGTAGTCGTTGCAGCCTGAGGTAATTTAAAAACTCTCATGTCTTGACTATTGATTTTTCTCTTGCAGATTCTGGCCTTGGgattaatatatacatatgcaGTGTGCATGTTCTACAACGGACTCTTCAGTGCAGGTCAATGTACCCATAGTGTAACTTTTTcggttttcattttttgccatgGACTGACTGCGATGAAAGGGCCCGCAAGAGGTCGGGAGGAAAGTGAAAGCGGCGGCAAGTGCTTGACAACAACGACATGCAAGCGTATGCAGTGGACCAGGCCGGGTCTAAGCCACCACCACCCCCTCCCCGCCTGGCAAACTAACGGCATTTCCCCCACCGACTTTCCCCAGCCCTAACTCCATTTGGGATTTTGCATGCGAACACGAAATGTTCGGGAGCCGCAAAAAGCACAAGCCAAAAAGCTTACAGAAGCGTAACGAACGAGAACTGTCCGGAGATTTCGGCGGAGGGAAGGGGCCACCGTCATCCGTGGGTCAGTGGAGAAGACAGGTTGTCTCATTCTATGTGCCCTGGGCACGATTTATAATATTCTATTAGTTCCACGACTCGAGCCCGAGCCCGAGACCGAGCCCCAGCTCGACTTTTGGGCCCAGCCCAGCCCAGCCCCGACCGGCTCTGACTGACTGTTGTGTGTGGCAGCGCAGTTAGCGCAGATAATACATCCGTTTCCGGTTAAGCCCATATTTTTGTGTCATTTAGTCGGCGGGCGGCGGGGAGGCGGAAGGCAGGGGGCGGGGCAGTGCGGCAAGTGGCGACCCTGCGTGTGTGGGAGTGGAATAGACAGCTACAGATGCTGGCTACACTGACAAAATATGCCACGTATAATAGATGGGTTTTTTGAGGAACTCATTTTTTTAGTGGTAGTGGTGCTGCACACAAAAATGTGTATACTTCAGTACTGTGAACAATAATCCAATGATGGAATTTTAAGCCCTTTTACCAACAAAGTTTGTCTGAATTTACTGTCGGTTAAAGCCTTTTTACCAGCAGAATTGTTGTTTATCAGTAAATTTATTTGAATGCTCGTACAAGTTCTTAGTTTTAAACGTGGGTAGAAAGTTCGGAAACAACTAAAACACATCCAAAGGTGACTAGTATTTTTCTCAGCGTAGCAGGGCTTACAATGCCGCTGACATGCCAGCTAACGAG is a genomic window of Drosophila suzukii chromosome 2L, CBGP_Dsuzu_IsoJpt1.0, whole genome shotgun sequence containing:
- the LOC108019235 gene encoding uncharacterized protein produces the protein MIGGSSRNYWVFWPPALQLLNFPSQQQQEQVPRPAVHFEYPPSHQLRIAPHRLRAPRAVSDGDAPSSQDTGNGPKPEVIFMRRCYMMAGLFSVTTAIMAMILSKALPLEADLVLPGFICGVVSLFVLFVLCIGTKCRKFYWFSFILAGMFVSLAGVSMILVLLERNLVVVCLALLAASAVIVICYFAGAWLPRIVLPGEATILLLVFVFVVASIFVLIMFVFTNRRIYQLLYFIFLAIMVIPTALYHAQVVHGRRFKLPVYEFVICAVTVYLHFLLSFTAFYYLIWTPRW